The Paenibacillus yonginensis genome segment TTATAGAAGGAGTCAGCTCGTTTTGTTTTTATCGAAATATACCCAGCAATAATACACTGCCCAGAACACAACTAAGGTAAATAAGGCATAGGGCCTGTGAGGTAAATAGATCGCTAACAAGATTGCCGTTATCAAAAAAGGCGGCAGGAGGATCCAATATTTTTTATTACGCATCTAAAGATCCGCCTCCCCTGGTTTCCAGCCCGTTTCCTGTGACCAAAGATGTGCTTGTCTTAAAATATCCCATACCATCGTTCCTTTGCCTTCCACGTATTTAATCCGATCCAGTGGATATAAGTTCATCAATCGCCGTTTTTCTGCCTCATACCTTAAACAGTCCTCTGGATGTCCCCTCAAATAATCTCGAAATAACAAGTTCCCTTCTCATGTTAACAAGCCCTTAAACTTCAAATAATATTTAATTCCAGCTCTGTCTACATCCGAAAAACCTAAGGGATCCTGCCGGAACAAATCTCTCACCGCTTTCACGTTCATCCATTTGTCTCCGAGGTGTCATCGCCTGTCTCAAGTAAATTCCCCGTAGCCTGGCATCTGAAATAAAGACCTACCGAATCAACTGGCCTTTGATAGTCTGATAAGCCGCAAAAGGTTTCAGGCATTCAAGCTCAAATGCCGGGTTCATCCCGACCGTATCTACTCTTGTTTCCACATCTTCAATTTTTGAAATATCAAACCCGGTTTCTTCTTTAACTTCTCTGATTAAAGCTTCTATTAAGGACTCGAAGGGGTCAATCCTTCCTCCTGGAAGCTCAAGCTTAAACAGAGAATCCGGCTTTGTCCTTCTTTGTAGGAGAATCTCGGTTTCGTCCCCGCTAAAACGTTCAAT includes the following:
- a CDS encoding NUDIX domain-containing protein, translating into MFYVNSRAIIERFSGDETEILLQRRTKPDSLFKLELPGGRIDPFESLIEALIREVKEETGFDISKIEDVETRVDTVGMNPAFELECLKPFAAYQTIKGQLIR
- a CDS encoding GrpB family protein; its protein translation is MLFRDYLRGHPEDCLRYEAEKRRLMNLYPLDRIKYVEGKGTMVWDILRQAHLWSQETGWKPGEADL